One window of Vespula pensylvanica isolate Volc-1 chromosome 13, ASM1446617v1, whole genome shotgun sequence genomic DNA carries:
- the LOC122633912 gene encoding uncharacterized protein LOC122633912 isoform X2 yields the protein MTNMIMHTQRSNYGVNKSSSDSELAQDKKNKGRKSKLKERWPFADGLTVDELARYRRRRVEGHPKDNVRPCAEFDVLEKDFLTEYRRAFRAKSEELLKENIWPVKSKRPSSFLRLNGAYDNVEPFYNQDFQKYEQLELPSKRSEQNSSFVLAEGDGRMETQTEQSKFIAHTNVIGRPPIIRRGTSLKREGNLYADTEMYSAYVPHEGQHRAELARRPTSLKMEGEMETMTEKCEKFIQWLNVSRPELMRVPTQLKLEGEFETSTENHEKYVPFVGARRPELLRQGTSLKLEGASTFVAEYSDVFKQHAVTERQPAKKPETHLKTGDNFFEVTENKNNYINPRVREAQLMAELARDIEEEEKEEEEKKKKREEEEEEAKKDKEMQMLVSKLEELKSPPLEIPEYKDAYKDFPRERPTFAKPEDEIGRADGSKVLSSPTRLKFSTKIDQDPEYKSKYLDYPKDSFVYRKPPLALRTTAPCSDRSTCNKHNFYETRRYDYEPTSEVRSQYVPYGHVPRVKPLRIPANLRLEGSLDLQPEYRNAYCSQRDYRSSCDLKKQRNRERSLSASRKKDNYWINNNNSERFGCVNAAEDQDAFQVLNTRIHEDSIIGKPPPSNRRHYRTSQNQESMRSDAVDDRTILRNRSPSPTYRLHVCNVDDEPRGFGQRKRSTPIESSERSHDPLPDRLNRNNLHRSYSPSFGRNETKEQLDNEQSFVVLDNVNKCCNKRETRRKRLEKNYNVENNVSMSRGRPRTPTNWMPPWYDSTNTI from the exons ATGACAAATATGATaatgcatac ACAAAGATCAAACTATGGAGTCAACAAGTCATCATCGGATTCCGAGCTAGCCCaggataagaagaataaaggaCGAAAAAGTAAATTGAAAGAACGATGGCCATTCGCAGATGGACTTACGGTTGACGAGCTTGCTCGTTATAGAAGAAGACGCGTGGAGGGTCATCCAAAAGATAATGTTAGACCTTGTGCCGAATTTGACGTACTTGAAAAGGATTTTTTAACAGAGTATCGTCGCGCTTTCCGTGCGAAAAGTGAAGAACTTCTTAAG GAGAATATTTGGCCGGTGAAGAGCAAACGACCATCGAGCTTTCTACGATTAAACGGTGCCTATGACAATGTAGAACCATTCTACAATcaagattttcaaaaatatgaaCAACTAGAGCTTCCATCGAAAAGATCAGAACAAAACTCGTCTTTTGTTCTTGCTGAAGGAGACGGAAGGATGGAAACTCAAACGGAgcaatcaaaatttattgctCATACGAACGTGATCGGTCGACCACCGATCATTAGAAg AGGTACTAGTCTAAAGCGAGAAGGTAATTTATACGCGGACACAGAAATGTATTCAGCTTATGTGCCCCATGAAGGCCAACATAGGGCGGAATTAGCCCGAAGGCCAACGTCCTTGAAAATGGAGGGTGAAATGGAAACGATGACCGAGAAGTGTGAGAAGTTCATTCAGTGGTTAAACGTCAGCAGGCCGGAACTTATGCGTGTTCCAACGCAACTTAAACTCGAGGGTGAATTCGAGACTAGCACAGAAAATCATGAGAAGTACGTCCCTTTTGTTGGGGCGAGAAGGCCAGAATTACTTAGGCAAGGTACGAGTTTAAAACTCGAGGGTGCATCCACTTTCGTGGCAGAATATTCTGACGTTTTCAAGCAGCACGCAGTCACTG AAAGACAACCAGCAAAGAAACCTGAAACACATTTGAAAACTGGCGATAATTTCTTCGAAGTTACGGAAAACAAGAACAATTATATCAATCCTCGTGTTAGAGAGGCTCAACTGATGGCAGAATTAGCGAGAGatattgaagaagaagaaaaagaagaagaagaaaagaaaaaaaagagagaagaggaagaagaagaagcaaagaaagacaaagaaatgCAAATGCTAGTGTCAAAATTGGAAGAGTTGAAGAGTCCGCCCTTAGAAATTCCAGAATATAAAGATGCCTACAAA GACTTTCCAAGAGAACGACCAACATTCGCAAAGCCCGAAGACGAGATTGGTCGAGCTGATGGTTCCAAAGTACTCTCTTCGCCAActcgtttgaaattttcaacaaaaattgATCAAGATCCAGAATATAAATCGAAGTATCTTGATTATCCTAAAGATTCCTTCGTTTATCGAAAACCACCATTGGCATTGAGAACCACTGCACCTTGCTCTGACCGTTCTACCTGCAacaaacataatttttatgagaCCAGACGATACGATTACGAGCCAACCAGCGAAGTAAGATCACAATACGTTCCTTATGGTCACGTTCCTCGTGTCAAACCTCTGAGAATCCCAGCTAATTTACGATTGGAAGGTAGTCTCGATCTACAACCAGAATATAGAAATGCCTATTGTAGCCAACGTGATTATCGATCTTCCTGtgatttgaaaaaacaaagaaatcgtGAGAGAAGTCTCAGtgcttcgagaaagaaagataattattggataaacaataataacagtGAGAGATTTGGTTGTGTTAATGCTGCTGAAGATCAGGATGCTTTTCAAGTATTGAACACTCGAATTCATGAGGATAGTATCATTGGTAAACCTCCACCAAGTAATAGaag ACATTATAGAACATCGCAGAATCAAGAATCGATGCGATCAGATGCCGTTGATGATCGTACTATACTCAGAAATCGATCACCTAGTCCAACTTATCGTCTTCACGTTTGCAACGTTGATGATGAACCACGTGGTTTTGGTCAACGTAAACGTTCAACGCCAATCGAGTCTTCCGAAAGATCACACGATCCATTGCCTGATCGTTTGAATAGAAACAATCTTCATAGATCGTATTCTCCTAGTTTCGGTAGAAACGAGACTAAAGAACAATTGGACAACGAACAATCCTTCGTCGTTTTAGATAATGTCAACAAGTGTTGTAATAAAAGGGAAACGCGTAGAAAaagattggaaaaaaattataacgtaGAAAATAATGTATCAATGTCCAGAGGAAGACCAAGAACACCAACCAATTGGATGCCACCTTGGTACGATAGTACTAACACGATCTAA
- the LOC122633912 gene encoding uncharacterized protein LOC122633912 isoform X1 codes for MGEGRRERSSKRQRSNYGVNKSSSDSELAQDKKNKGRKSKLKERWPFADGLTVDELARYRRRRVEGHPKDNVRPCAEFDVLEKDFLTEYRRAFRAKSEELLKENIWPVKSKRPSSFLRLNGAYDNVEPFYNQDFQKYEQLELPSKRSEQNSSFVLAEGDGRMETQTEQSKFIAHTNVIGRPPIIRRGTSLKREGNLYADTEMYSAYVPHEGQHRAELARRPTSLKMEGEMETMTEKCEKFIQWLNVSRPELMRVPTQLKLEGEFETSTENHEKYVPFVGARRPELLRQGTSLKLEGASTFVAEYSDVFKQHAVTERQPAKKPETHLKTGDNFFEVTENKNNYINPRVREAQLMAELARDIEEEEKEEEEKKKKREEEEEEAKKDKEMQMLVSKLEELKSPPLEIPEYKDAYKDFPRERPTFAKPEDEIGRADGSKVLSSPTRLKFSTKIDQDPEYKSKYLDYPKDSFVYRKPPLALRTTAPCSDRSTCNKHNFYETRRYDYEPTSEVRSQYVPYGHVPRVKPLRIPANLRLEGSLDLQPEYRNAYCSQRDYRSSCDLKKQRNRERSLSASRKKDNYWINNNNSERFGCVNAAEDQDAFQVLNTRIHEDSIIGKPPPSNRRHYRTSQNQESMRSDAVDDRTILRNRSPSPTYRLHVCNVDDEPRGFGQRKRSTPIESSERSHDPLPDRLNRNNLHRSYSPSFGRNETKEQLDNEQSFVVLDNVNKCCNKRETRRKRLEKNYNVENNVSMSRGRPRTPTNWMPPWYDSTNTI; via the exons ATGGGCGAAGGAAGGAGGGAACGGTCTAGCAAaag ACAAAGATCAAACTATGGAGTCAACAAGTCATCATCGGATTCCGAGCTAGCCCaggataagaagaataaaggaCGAAAAAGTAAATTGAAAGAACGATGGCCATTCGCAGATGGACTTACGGTTGACGAGCTTGCTCGTTATAGAAGAAGACGCGTGGAGGGTCATCCAAAAGATAATGTTAGACCTTGTGCCGAATTTGACGTACTTGAAAAGGATTTTTTAACAGAGTATCGTCGCGCTTTCCGTGCGAAAAGTGAAGAACTTCTTAAG GAGAATATTTGGCCGGTGAAGAGCAAACGACCATCGAGCTTTCTACGATTAAACGGTGCCTATGACAATGTAGAACCATTCTACAATcaagattttcaaaaatatgaaCAACTAGAGCTTCCATCGAAAAGATCAGAACAAAACTCGTCTTTTGTTCTTGCTGAAGGAGACGGAAGGATGGAAACTCAAACGGAgcaatcaaaatttattgctCATACGAACGTGATCGGTCGACCACCGATCATTAGAAg AGGTACTAGTCTAAAGCGAGAAGGTAATTTATACGCGGACACAGAAATGTATTCAGCTTATGTGCCCCATGAAGGCCAACATAGGGCGGAATTAGCCCGAAGGCCAACGTCCTTGAAAATGGAGGGTGAAATGGAAACGATGACCGAGAAGTGTGAGAAGTTCATTCAGTGGTTAAACGTCAGCAGGCCGGAACTTATGCGTGTTCCAACGCAACTTAAACTCGAGGGTGAATTCGAGACTAGCACAGAAAATCATGAGAAGTACGTCCCTTTTGTTGGGGCGAGAAGGCCAGAATTACTTAGGCAAGGTACGAGTTTAAAACTCGAGGGTGCATCCACTTTCGTGGCAGAATATTCTGACGTTTTCAAGCAGCACGCAGTCACTG AAAGACAACCAGCAAAGAAACCTGAAACACATTTGAAAACTGGCGATAATTTCTTCGAAGTTACGGAAAACAAGAACAATTATATCAATCCTCGTGTTAGAGAGGCTCAACTGATGGCAGAATTAGCGAGAGatattgaagaagaagaaaaagaagaagaagaaaagaaaaaaaagagagaagaggaagaagaagaagcaaagaaagacaaagaaatgCAAATGCTAGTGTCAAAATTGGAAGAGTTGAAGAGTCCGCCCTTAGAAATTCCAGAATATAAAGATGCCTACAAA GACTTTCCAAGAGAACGACCAACATTCGCAAAGCCCGAAGACGAGATTGGTCGAGCTGATGGTTCCAAAGTACTCTCTTCGCCAActcgtttgaaattttcaacaaaaattgATCAAGATCCAGAATATAAATCGAAGTATCTTGATTATCCTAAAGATTCCTTCGTTTATCGAAAACCACCATTGGCATTGAGAACCACTGCACCTTGCTCTGACCGTTCTACCTGCAacaaacataatttttatgagaCCAGACGATACGATTACGAGCCAACCAGCGAAGTAAGATCACAATACGTTCCTTATGGTCACGTTCCTCGTGTCAAACCTCTGAGAATCCCAGCTAATTTACGATTGGAAGGTAGTCTCGATCTACAACCAGAATATAGAAATGCCTATTGTAGCCAACGTGATTATCGATCTTCCTGtgatttgaaaaaacaaagaaatcgtGAGAGAAGTCTCAGtgcttcgagaaagaaagataattattggataaacaataataacagtGAGAGATTTGGTTGTGTTAATGCTGCTGAAGATCAGGATGCTTTTCAAGTATTGAACACTCGAATTCATGAGGATAGTATCATTGGTAAACCTCCACCAAGTAATAGaag ACATTATAGAACATCGCAGAATCAAGAATCGATGCGATCAGATGCCGTTGATGATCGTACTATACTCAGAAATCGATCACCTAGTCCAACTTATCGTCTTCACGTTTGCAACGTTGATGATGAACCACGTGGTTTTGGTCAACGTAAACGTTCAACGCCAATCGAGTCTTCCGAAAGATCACACGATCCATTGCCTGATCGTTTGAATAGAAACAATCTTCATAGATCGTATTCTCCTAGTTTCGGTAGAAACGAGACTAAAGAACAATTGGACAACGAACAATCCTTCGTCGTTTTAGATAATGTCAACAAGTGTTGTAATAAAAGGGAAACGCGTAGAAAaagattggaaaaaaattataacgtaGAAAATAATGTATCAATGTCCAGAGGAAGACCAAGAACACCAACCAATTGGATGCCACCTTGGTACGATAGTACTAACACGATCTAA
- the LOC122633918 gene encoding uncharacterized protein LOC122633918 isoform X2: MSKSFRKNGVSQFEKVVNNEESKRMGIKKTLTKEWIIIFLVFLFLLLIVIEKIYFNYGMSVVNIQNIFSKQSDLLHIDILSHLYDLPNLSSITDMSESIAKQLTRTGTQFINTTNSYEKAIADVMIMLSTKYWWLMRAILSGIITTSLSWLIIYMDSRIPGIDPPFPLNLLRKGEYRIQIISQINLNYLIGALIGLLVSIFMCFG, from the exons ATGTCCAAAAG TTTCAGGAAAAATGGTGTTAGTCAATTCGAAAAAGTTGTCAATAATGAGGAGTCAAAAAGAATGgggataaaaaaaacattaacgaAAGAAtggattattatctttttggtatttttattcttattgttgATAGTcattgagaaaatatatttcaattatg GAATGTCTGTagtaaatattcaaaatatatttagcaAACAAAGTGATCTGCtgcatatagatatattatcacATCTATATGATTTACCTAATTTATCAAGTATTACCGATATGTCTGAATCTATTGCCAAACAATTAACAAGGACTGGTACACAATTTATAAATACCACTAACAGTTATGAAAAAGCTATTGCTGATGTAATGATAATGTTGTCTACAAAATATTGGTGGCTGATGAGAGCAATACTAAGTGGAATAATAACAACTAGTCTCAGTTGGTTGATTATTTATATGGATAGTCGTATCCCTGGAATTGATCCACCGTTTCCTCTTAACCTTTTAAGGAAAGGAGAATACAG GATACAAATTATATCACAGATAAACCTTAATTATCTTATTGGGGCATTAATTGGATTATTAGTTTCTATTTTCATGTGTTTCGGGTGA
- the LOC122633918 gene encoding uncharacterized protein LOC122633918 isoform X1 translates to MFEKTSFRKNGVSQFEKVVNNEESKRMGIKKTLTKEWIIIFLVFLFLLLIVIEKIYFNYGMSVVNIQNIFSKQSDLLHIDILSHLYDLPNLSSITDMSESIAKQLTRTGTQFINTTNSYEKAIADVMIMLSTKYWWLMRAILSGIITTSLSWLIIYMDSRIPGIDPPFPLNLLRKGEYRIQIISQINLNYLIGALIGLLVSIFMCFG, encoded by the exons ATGTTTGAGAAAACTAGTTTCAGGAAAAATGGTGTTAGTCAATTCGAAAAAGTTGTCAATAATGAGGAGTCAAAAAGAATGgggataaaaaaaacattaacgaAAGAAtggattattatctttttggtatttttattcttattgttgATAGTcattgagaaaatatatttcaattatg GAATGTCTGTagtaaatattcaaaatatatttagcaAACAAAGTGATCTGCtgcatatagatatattatcacATCTATATGATTTACCTAATTTATCAAGTATTACCGATATGTCTGAATCTATTGCCAAACAATTAACAAGGACTGGTACACAATTTATAAATACCACTAACAGTTATGAAAAAGCTATTGCTGATGTAATGATAATGTTGTCTACAAAATATTGGTGGCTGATGAGAGCAATACTAAGTGGAATAATAACAACTAGTCTCAGTTGGTTGATTATTTATATGGATAGTCGTATCCCTGGAATTGATCCACCGTTTCCTCTTAACCTTTTAAGGAAAGGAGAATACAG GATACAAATTATATCACAGATAAACCTTAATTATCTTATTGGGGCATTAATTGGATTATTAGTTTCTATTTTCATGTGTTTCGGGTGA
- the LOC122633918 gene encoding uncharacterized protein LOC122633918 isoform X3 — protein MGIKKTLTKEWIIIFLVFLFLLLIVIEKIYFNYGMSVVNIQNIFSKQSDLLHIDILSHLYDLPNLSSITDMSESIAKQLTRTGTQFINTTNSYEKAIADVMIMLSTKYWWLMRAILSGIITTSLSWLIIYMDSRIPGIDPPFPLNLLRKGEYRIQIISQINLNYLIGALIGLLVSIFMCFG, from the exons ATGgggataaaaaaaacattaacgaAAGAAtggattattatctttttggtatttttattcttattgttgATAGTcattgagaaaatatatttcaattatg GAATGTCTGTagtaaatattcaaaatatatttagcaAACAAAGTGATCTGCtgcatatagatatattatcacATCTATATGATTTACCTAATTTATCAAGTATTACCGATATGTCTGAATCTATTGCCAAACAATTAACAAGGACTGGTACACAATTTATAAATACCACTAACAGTTATGAAAAAGCTATTGCTGATGTAATGATAATGTTGTCTACAAAATATTGGTGGCTGATGAGAGCAATACTAAGTGGAATAATAACAACTAGTCTCAGTTGGTTGATTATTTATATGGATAGTCGTATCCCTGGAATTGATCCACCGTTTCCTCTTAACCTTTTAAGGAAAGGAGAATACAG GATACAAATTATATCACAGATAAACCTTAATTATCTTATTGGGGCATTAATTGGATTATTAGTTTCTATTTTCATGTGTTTCGGGTGA
- the LOC122633916 gene encoding 3-hydroxyisobutyryl-CoA hydrolase, mitochondrial-like has product MLRLKSLNRFDIRKMIHTIRPDPSTTDLNQLLAQANEIWENSFWGVCSNDILVKDYQDNGLFTIDRPKTFNSITPGISKIINETLQKWKHNKKLIMIEGSGDKAFCSGGYLGMPAAYQHLKNEHYNMHKIKTFQEYYSLSYNIGTLKVPFIALMNNITMGLGSAISLQAKYRIVTERSIYAMPEVSIGYFPDASTCYTFSRLQNHIGYLLGVTGYKLKGTDIVHSGIATHFVPSEKLDNLKNELLKSDASNIEEIINKYHVNTSKNDFSLNQYLDIIENCFSAPTVEEILERLKKDNSKWSRKIIEMINAASPTSLKSALLIIQRGKNLDLADCARMDCRMGHNLLVEGSDIFKGINVVLYEKDRKPEWNPARLEDIPMEKIIHYLDNVSPEKELKL; this is encoded by the exons ATGTTAAGATTGAAATCATTAAACAGATTTGACATTCGTAAAATGATTCATACAATACGTCCAG ACCCGAGTACTACGGACTTAAATCAATTACTTGCACAGGCTAATGAAATATGGGAGAATTCATTTTGGGGAGTATGCAGTAATGATATTTTAGTTAAGGAT TATCAAGATAATGGCCTGTTCACTATAGACCGACCAAAAACTTTTAATAGTATTACACCAGgaatatctaaaataataaatgaaacacTACAAAAGTggaaacataataaaaaattaataatgatagaaGGATCTGGCGATAAGGCATTTTGTTCAGGAGGATATCTTGGAATGCCTGCAGCTTatcaacatttaaaaaatgaacattataatatgcataaaataaaaacatttcaagaatattattc ACTGAGTTATAACATTGGTACATTAAAAGTACCTTTCATAGCTCTgatgaataatataacaatggGATTAGGATCTGCGATATCTTTACAAGCTAAATACAGAATCGTCACAGAAAGATCAATTTATGCTATGCCAGAAGTTTCAATCGGTTATTTTCCTGATGCTTCAACTTGCTATACTTTTTCTAGATTACAAAATCATATAGGTTATCTTTTAGGCGTTACTGGATATAAGTTAAAag GTACTGACATCGTTCATTCTGGTATAGCCACTCATTTCGTTCCTTCAGAAAAACtagataatttgaaaaatgaattgcTTAAATCTGATGCATCCaatatagaagaaattattaataaatatcatgtTAATACatcaaaaaatgattttagCCTTAATCAgtatttagatataattgaaaattgtttttctgcTCCTACTGTCGAAGAAATCTTAGAAAG attgaaaaaagataattcgaaATGGTCcagaaaaattatagaaatgataaatGCAGCATCACCGACTTCTTTAAAGAGTGCTCTTCTTATTattcaaagaggaaaaaatctTGATCTTGCTGATTGTGCAAGAATGGATTGTAGAATGGGTCATAATCTACTTGTAGAAGGTTCTGACATTTTCAAAG gtATTAATGTTGTTCtttatgaaaaagatagaaaaccaGAATGGAATCCTGCACGGTTAGAAGATATACCAATGGAAaagataattcattatttagaTAATGTATCAccagaaaaagaattaaaattataa
- the LOC122633917 gene encoding peptide deformylase, mitochondrial-like — protein sequence MLKNIIPIKTIYSKFRPWKNEIRSFVNMRKIKRAFRRFVYQSESKPPYFHITQVGDPVLRTPTLPVNLEVIQFFQFQMVIKQMKIIMEIYDTFGLSACQIGLPWKVFMIQVTEKHLKDVGENLMKIREMEVIPLQVFINPTIRTIDHKLVSFPEVCASVRGYSAEVPRAREVEIKAFNESSEEVTVRFKGWAARIIQHEMDHLNGILYTDKMDRRTFSCCYWNEVNKHKGLIEIRFDS from the exons atgttaaaaaacattattcctattaaaacgatatattcGAAGTTCCGACCctggaaaaatgaaatacgatCGTTTGttaatatgagaaaaataaaacgtgcgTTCAGACGTTTTGTTTATCAGTCAGAAAGTAAACCtccttattttcatattacacAAGTTGGTGATCCTGTTTTGCGCACACCAACCTTGCCGGTAAATCTCGAAGTTATTcaattctttcaatttcaaatg gtcataaaacaaatgaaaataattatggaAATTTATGATACCTTTGGATTATCTGCTTGTCAAATTGGTTTACCATGGAAAGTTTTTATGATACAAGTTACAGAAAAACATTTAAAGGATGTTGGTGAAAATTTGATGAAAATTCGTGAAATGGAAGTAATACCATTACAAGTATTTATTAACCCTACCATTCGTACTATAGATCATAAATTAGTTTCATTTCCTGAAGTATGTGCTAGTGTTCGAGGTTACTCCGCAGAAGTACCTAGAGCAAGAGAAGTTGAGATTAAAGCTTTCAATGAATCCTCTGAAGAAGTTACGGTCAGGTTCAAAGGATGGGCAGCAAGAATCATTCAACATGAAATGGATCATTTGAAT GGAATATTATACACGGATAAAATGGATAGACGAACGTTTTCTTGTTGTTATTGGAATGAAGTGAACAAGCATAAAGGACTCATAGAGATACGATTCGATTCATAA